In Helianthus annuus cultivar XRQ/B chromosome 3, HanXRQr2.0-SUNRISE, whole genome shotgun sequence, a single window of DNA contains:
- the LOC110930245 gene encoding ribosomal RNA small subunit methyltransferase gives MAGGKIKKEKPSRGAAAGSSNHYQGGIQFHKSKGQHILKNPLLVDSIIQKAGINSTDVILEIGPGTGNLTKKLLEAGKSVVAVELDPRMVLELQRRFQGTPYSNRLKVIQGDVLKCDLPYFDICVANIPYQISSPLTFKLLNHRPVFRCAVIMFQREFAMRLVAQPGDTLYCRLSVNTQLLARVSHLLKVGKNNFRPPPKVDSSVVRIEPRKPAPSVNFKEWDGLVRICFTRKNKTIGAIFKQKRVLSILEKNYKTLQALQVSQGNGDQMATDASVLGDGGELNMETDDENDDVDDDMEMDDGESKGSEFKEKVLGVLKQGKYEDKRSSKLAQADFMHLLSLFNQAGIHFS, from the exons ATGGCGGGAGGGAAGATTAAGAAGGAGAAGCCGTCGCGTGGAGCTGCTGCGGGCTCTTCGAATCACTATCAAGGAGGTATACAGTTTCACAAGTCAAAGGGTCAACATATCTTGAAGAACCCTTTACTTGTTGATTCGATTATCCAGAAAGCTGGGATCAACAGCACGGATGTGATTCTTGAAATTGGTCCTGGTACGGGTAATCTTACCAAGAAACTTTTAGAAGCCGGGAAGTCTGTTGTTGCCGTTGAGCTTGACCCGCGTATGGTTCTCGAGCTGCAGCGTCGGTTTCAAGGCACTCCATATTCCAATCGACTCAAG GTTATTCAAGGAGATGTGCTCAAATGTGATCTTCCATACTTCGACATCTGCGTAGCCAACATCCCGTACCAAATATCATCTCCACTCACCTTTAAATTATTAAATCACCGCCCTGTATTTAGATGTGCGGTGATAATGTTTCAAAGGGAATTCGCCATGAGATTAGTGGCCCAACCCGGTGACACACTCTACTGCCGTTTGTCAGTCAACACCCAGCTTCTTGCCCGTGTTTCCCACTTACTAAAAGTCGGAAAAAACAACTTCAGACCGCCACCAAAAGTCGACTCATCCGTAGTCCGAATCGAGCCAAGAAAACCCGCCCCATCAGTCAACTTTAAAGAATGGGACGGTTTGGTCAGGATCTGTTTCACTAGAAAAAACAAAACTATCGGTGCGATATTTAAGCAAAAACGCGTACTTTCAATATTGGAGAAGAACTACAAAACTCTACAAGCGTTGCAGGTCTCTCAGGGAAACGGTGATCAAATGGCTACCGATGCATCTGTTCTTGGAGACGGTGGTGAGTTGAATATGGAGACTGATGATGAAAACGacgatgttgatgatgatatgGAAATGGATGATGGTGAATCAAAGGGGTCggagtttaaagaaaaagtttTGGGTGTGCTGAAACAGGGGAAATATGAAGATAAGAGATCGTCGAAGCTTGCACAAGCCGATTTTATGCATTTGCTATCGTTGTTCAACCAAGCGGGTATACATTTTTCTTGA
- the LOC110930246 gene encoding long chain acyl-CoA synthetase 4 — MSSKKFIVEVEPAIEATDGKPSMGPVYRSVFAKDGFPPPIDGLDSCWDVFRLSVEKYPDNRMLGTRELVNGKHGPYVWLTYKQVYDKVIQVGNAIRACGVEPGGRCGIYGANCAEWVMSMEACNAHGLYCVPLYDTLGAGAVEFIICHAEVTIAFVEEKKIPELLKTFPAAGEHLKTIVSFGKVTPEQKEQVGNFGVVIHSWEEFLSLGDDKNFDLPLKKKSDICTIMYTSGTTGDPKGVLISNNSIVTLIAGVRRLLGSANESLDANDVYLSFLPLAHIFDRVIEECFINHGASIGFWRGDVKLLIEDIGELKPTIFCAVPRVLDRIYSGLQQKIAAGGFLKRNLFNLAYNYKLHNMKSGHKHSEASPLSDKIVFSKVKQGLGGNVRIILSGAAPLAPHVEAYLKVVACSHVLQGYGLTETCAGTFVSLPNEMDMLGTVGPPVPNLDARLESVFEMNYDALNPNKPQGEICIRGDVLFSGYYKREDLTKEVLVDGWFHTGDIGEWQPDGSMKIIDRKKNIFKLSQGEYVAVENLENVYGLVSDIDAVWIYGNSFESCLVAVANPNKQAVERYAETHNISGDFESLCENPKIKEYILGELTRIGKEKKLKGFEFVKAVHLDPVPFDMERDLLTPTFKKKRPQMLKYYKDVIDNMYKTINKK; from the exons ATGTCGTCGAAGAAGTTCATAGTAGAAGTTGAGCCAGCAATTGAAGCCACAGATGGCAAACCATCCATGGGACCAGTTTACCGCAGTGTCTTCGCTAAGGACGGTTTTCCGCCTCCGATCGACGGTCTAGATTCCTGCTGGGACGTTTTCCG CTTGTCGGTGGAGAAATACCCCGATAATCGAATGCTTGGTACTCGTGAACTTGTGAATGGAAAG CATGGACCGTATGTATGGTTGACTTACAAGCAAGTGTATGACAAGGTGATACAGGTTGGAAATGCTATCCGTGCATGTGGTGTCGAGCCG GGAGGACGGTGTGGGATCTATGGTGCCAATTGTGCGGAATGGGTTATGAGCATGGAG GCGTGCAATGCTCATGGATTGTACTGTGTGCCTTTATACGATACCTTAG GTGCTGGTGCAGTAGAATTCATTATTTGCCATGCTGAGGTTACAATTGCTTTCGTAGAAGAGAAAAAGATTCCTGAG CTCTTAAAAACATTTCCCGCAGCTGGCGAACATCTAAAAA CAATTGTGAGCTTTGGGAAAGTTACTCCTGAACAAAAAGAACAAGTCGGAAATTTTGGCGTGGTAATACATTCATGGGAGGAATTTTTGTCGTTG GGTGATGATAAAAACTTTGACCTACCATTGAAGAAAAAAAGTGACATATGTACAATAATGTACACTAGTGGAACAACCGGCGATCCAAAAGGTGTTTTGATTTCCAATAACAGCATTGTAACACTTATAGCTGGTGTACGCCGTCTGTTAGGAAGTGCAAATGAATCG TTGGATGCTAACGATGTCTATCTCTCGTTTCTACCACTGGCTCATATATTTGATCGTGTGATTGAAGAATGTTTTATCAATCACGGGGCCTCTATTGGATTTTGGCGTGGG GATGTTAAATTGCTGATTGAAGACATAGGGGAGCTAAAGCCTACTATTTTCTGTGCTGTTCCTCGAGTCTTGGATAGAATTTATTCAG GTTTACAACAAAAAATTGCTGCTGGTGGTTTTCTCAAACGTAACTTATTTAATCTAGCGTATAATTA CAAGTTACATAATATGAAGAGTGGGCATAAACATTCTGAGGCATCTCCACTAAGTGACAAAATTGTTTTTAGTAAG GTTAAACAGGGGCTCGGAGGTAACGTACGAATTATTCTATCCGGAGCAGCTCCGTTAGCTCCACATGTGGAAGCTTACCTGAAAGTGGTGGCATGTTCTCACGTTCTCCAAGGATACG GGCTGACGGAAACTTGTGCTGGAACGTTTGTCTCGCTGCCAAACGAAATGGATATGTTGGGTACTGTGGGTCCACCAGTACCAAATTTGGACGCCCGTTtggagtctgttttcgagatgaaTTATGATGCCCTGAATCCAAACAAACCACAGGGAGAAATATGTATTAGAGGTGATGTTCTGTTTTCAGGATACTACAAGCGCGAGGACCTTACAAAGGAAGTGTTAGTCGATGGCTGGTTCCATACAG GGGATATTGGTGAGTGGCAACCTGATGGAAGCATGAAAATTATTGACCGGAAGAAAAACATTTTCAAGCTTTCTCAAGGAGAATATGTGGCGGTTGAAAATCTGGAAAATGTTTATGGACTTGTTTCCGACATTGACGCGGTATGGATATATGGGAACAGCTTCGAGTCTTGTCTTGTTGCTGTTGCGAACCCAAATAAGCAAGCGGTTGAACGATATGCTGAAACGCATAATATTTCTGGGGATTTTGAATCCTTATGCGAGAATCCTAAGATTAAAGAGTACATACTGGGAGAGCTCACCAGAATCGGAAAAGAGAAAaag TTGAAAGGTTTTGAATTTGTGAAAGCGGTCCACCTTGACCCTGTTCCTTTTGACATGGAACGCGACCTTTTGACCCCAACATTCAAGAAGAAAAGGCCCCAAATGCTCAAATATTACAAG GATGTGATCGATAACATGTACAAGACGATTAACAAAAAGTGA
- the LOC110930247 gene encoding endoglucanase 6, which translates to MGKLMAIGLFLLMGVAPLALAGGHDYAGGHDYAAALSKSLLFFEAQRSGYLPGNQRVTWRGNSGLHDGKINGVDLVGGYYDAGDNVKFGLPMAFTVTMMSWSIIEYGNQMGASGELGHAMDAVKWGTDYLMKAHPQPHVLYGEVGDGNTDHYCWQRPEEMTTSRYAYRVDQNNPGSDLAGETAAAMAAASIVFHRSNPAYSRQLLNHAYQLFDFADKYRGKYDSSITVAQKYYRSVSGYADELLWAAAWMYKFLMGGKAKNHASVFGKYQEKAEFFMCSCLGKSSQNVQKTPGGLIYKQRWNNLQFVTSASFLLTVYSDYLTSARRNLHCSSGSVAPSELLAFAKSQVDYILGDNPRATSYMVGYGNNYPRQVHHRGSSIVSVKVDPSFVSCRGGYATWFSRKASDPNVLTGAIVGGPDAYDNFADHRDNYEQTEPATYNNAPLLGILARLHGGHGGYNQLLPVEIPVAKPTAVQPQPNSVKETPFAAPVAIEQKTTTSWVANGKTYYRYSAIVTNNSGKTIKNLNLSVSKLYGPLWGLTKSPSGSYGFPTWVSSLEAGKSIEFVYIHTASPAEVSVSNYTLA; encoded by the exons ATGGGGAAATTAATGGCAATTGGTCTGTTTTTACTTATGGGAGTTGCACCATTAGCATTAGCAGGCGGGCACGATTACGCAGGCGGGCACGATTACGCTGCCGCTTTAAGCAAAAGCCTTCTGTTCTTCGAAGCTCAACGATCCGGTTATCTTCCGGGTAATCAGAGAGTTACATGGAGAGGAAATTCGGGGCTCCATGATGGAAAAATTAATGgg gTGGATTTGGTGGGAGGGTACTATGATGCAGGGGACAATGTGAAGTTTGGGCTTCCGATGGCGTTTACGGTAACGATGATGTCGTGGAGCATCATCGAATACGGGAACCAAATGGGTGCGAGTGGCGAGCTTGGCCACGCCATGGATGCGGTTAAATGGGGTACTGATTATCTCATGAAAGCTCACCCGCAACCTCATGTTCTTTACGGGGAG GTGGGTGATGGTAACACTGATCACTATTGTTGGCAAAGGCCCGAGGAGATGACAACTTCTCGATATGCTTATAGAGTTGACCAAAATAACCCCGGTTCGGATCTTGCTGGAGAAACTGCCGCCGCTATGGCCGCTGCCTCCATCGTCTTCCATCGCTCTAACCCCGCTTACTCGCGACAGCTTCTCAACCATGCTTATCAG CTATTCGATTTTGCCGACAAGTACAGGGGCAAATATGACAGTAGCATCACCGTGGCCCAAAAGTACTACCGATCTGTCAGTGGCTATGCT GATGAATTGCTATGGGCAGCTGCTTGGATGTACAAG TTTTTAATGGGAGGAAAAGCCAAGAATCATGCTTCAGTATTTGGGAAGTACCAAGAAAAAGCCGAATTTTTCATGTGTTCATGTCTTGGAAAGAGTAGTCAAAATGTTCAAAAAACTCCTGGTGGCCTAATTTACAAGCAAAGATGGAACAACTTGCAATTTGTCACAAGTGCGTCGTTCCTACTCACCGTCTACTCGGATTACTTAACATCTGCCCGAAGAAACCTGCATTGTTCTTCGGGCAGTGTTGCGCCGTCAGAGCTACTCGCATTCGCCAAGTCACAA GTTGATTACATTCTTGGAGATAATCCAAGGGCGACAAGTTACATGGTTGGATATGGAAACAACTACCCGCGACAAGTTCACCATAGAGGTTCATCTATTGTTTCGGTTAAGGTTGACCCGTCATTTGTTAGCTGCAGAGGAGGTTATGCAACATGGTTTAGTAGAAAAGCGAGTGACCCGAATGTTTTGACCGGTGCTATTGTTGGTGGGCCTGATGCTTATGACAATTTTGCTGACCATAGAGACAACTATGAGCAGACCGAGCCTGCTACTTATAACAACGCCCCACTTCTTGGTATTTTGGCTCGGTTACATGGTGGTCATGGCGGTTACAACCAACTGCTTCCAG TTGAAATTCCTGTTGCTAAGCCTACTGCTGTTCAACCGCAGCCTAATTCAGTTAAAGAAACTCCATTTGCAG CTCCCGTTGCAATTGAACAAAAGACAACAACTTCATGGGTAGCAAACGGGAAAACATACTATAGATACTCCGCTATAGTGACCAACAACTCAGGAAAGACGATCAAGAACCTTAACTTATCAGTCTCGAAACTCTACGGTCCTCTATGGGGTCTAACCAAGAGCCCAAGCGGCTCATACGGGTTCCCAACATGGGTTAGTTCATTGGAAGCTGGCAAAAGCATTGAGTTTGTGTACATCCATACCGCTTCACCGGCAGAAGTCTCAGTCTCAAATTACACATTGGCATAA